One part of the Megachile rotundata isolate GNS110a chromosome 16, iyMegRotu1, whole genome shotgun sequence genome encodes these proteins:
- the LOC100882731 gene encoding cilia- and flagella-associated protein 251 isoform X1, producing MSSNISVASASTESSDSQKEDDTNKDLKGKEESSLCPFKLLWSFGLNSEVPVINLTTQNRTIIAYACSHTVIIYNYVTKEVVNLQGHQNAVKRITASVDGKWLLSAGFGEDCVLVVWDTETGVPVCTLFNPHGKYAMTAARISPNAKYIVTVGNEIQQRVHFWLWTYGKDEPDGVLELTETVTDRAKTVAFNDEVSEEFALTADYNIIFCKWEDNKLRCYYPQILGNIQRYGVFNSSTYVLKKQQVLTGTTYGYVMVWSMAVGADITERKHLKSVQLHKCSITVLVHHDDLVVLGTAEGRICFYGLDLRILYSYQNPYMNCITSISFELRSSLLGPVSIVSESELEFSDEEHIEYEGELEILSESKLQEPICDEKMKYLRKLQSIEADEVSSSMSINMETTFKDHNKGRKKFRRPTGPTDATLEGAPFYTSHFIVSSLNGTVALIDIPELKCNFIFRHVSGPITSLDTHPRSDFIVTGNIHGAITLYDYKKCKLIVSRKSPPLPDFNLLFDIQVKWGNIIYFTCPQINEKATAVTVLKYSPVGDLLACGLENGTLWMLHPVTLDPLDRNPYKHSSESIQKLVFTECGEYMAYSDNTLVVAVFKKNHATYFNYIYDFLGKYHVHHADVRDLLFGPATSSSGVPRLFSLGEDQNLIEYNLKESGPYPDPGLLIAEIHKIEYTATPLCLNWYPELGVERFLMISNSEFKYKLLNDVTKMNRGTFLGPLFNTPVRYLKVLPTKELKGGGYMVFATEREIGLQIYPFDGNPYKILGMIGHPRKITNLCTNNDGSILFTSGDNDPCVLMWKIKCRAVDVIAHLGGEGLDPYYCLIQGGKKGWLFNEMRDLFYYAQILQQGENTTATRIVSEKVSIKQIPNLMRAVGYYPSNEEIELLLAEISYKNYANTGQMVEEITFEDFVKFYINHRPAAGISMRQLQEAFQTFANPHENVFFHDENAALSRGQFMKILFGEGPDGIVKDDNDLFGEPLTPYEAFIFLKFLMTSDDHMEDMYLRNDARAPSVEFSFLPQKISYKDFIADIMGIESPEETRADDD from the exons ATGTCATCGAATATTTCGGTAGCATCTGCCTCAACAGAATCGTCAGATTCTCAAAAAGAAGATGATACGAATAAAGATTTAAAGGGGAAAGAAGAATCCAGTCTTTGCCCTTTT AAATTACTATGGTCCTTTGGTTTAAATTCGGAAGTGCCAGTAATAAATTTAACTACCCAAAATCGAACGATCATTGCATATGCCTGCTCCCATACTGTAATAATCTACAACTACGTTACGAAGGAAGTGGTTAACCTTCAAGGACAT CAAAATGCAGTGAAAAGAATAACAGCTTCAGTAGATGGAAAATGGCTTCTGTCAGCAGGTTTTGGAGAGGACTGCGTGCTTGTTGTCTGGGATACTGAAACTGG tgTACCAGTTTGCACTTTATTTAATCCACACGGCAAATACGCGATGACCGCAGCAAGAATCAGTCCAAACGCTAAATATATAGTGACCGTTGGAAATGAAATACAGCAAAGAGTCCATTTTTGGCTGTGGACATATGGGAAAGACGAACCTGACG GCGTTCTGGAGTTAACAGAAACTGTTACGGACAGAGCAAAGACCGTAGCCTTCAACGACGAAGTTTCGGAAGAATTTGCTCTGACTGctgattacaatattatattctgCAAGTGG GAAGACAACAAACTGCGCTGTTACTACCCACAAATTTTGGGTAACATACAACGGTATGGAGTCTTCAATAGTTCTACTTACGTGCTGAAGAAACAGCAAGTACTAACTGGAACGACATACG GATACGTTATGGTCTGGAGTATGGCTGTGGGCGCAGATATTACTGAAAGGAAACACCTCAAATCCGTACAGCTCCATAAATGCAGTATTACCGTCCTAGTACATCACGACGA tcTGGTAGTTCTCGGTACGGCGGAGGGTCGAATTTGTTTCTACGGTCTCGACTTGAGAATACTTTACTCCTATCAAAATCCTTATATGAACTGCATCACGTCGATTAGTTTCGAACTGAGATCCTCATTACTGGGTCCTGTATCCATAGTCAGCGAATCTGAAC TCGAATTTAGCGATGAAGAACATATAGAATACGAAGGAGAACTTGAGATTCTCTCCGAAAGTAAATTACAAGAGCCCATCTGCGAcgagaaaatgaaatatttaagaaaactACAATCGATAGAAGCGGATGAAGTTTCCTCTTCGATGAGTATCAACATGGAAACCACGTTCAAGGATCATAATAAAGGCAGAAAGAAGTTTAGGAGACCTACCGGACCTACAGATGCTACTCTTGAGGGTGCTCCATTTTACACCAGCCATTTTATTGTCA GTTCATTAAATGGAACAGTTGCACTAATTGATATCCCCGAATTaaagtgcaattttattttccgACACGTGAGCGGACCAATTACCAGTTTAGATACGCATCCGCGAAG TGACTTCATAGTCACCGGAAATATTCATGGTGCAATAACACTATACGATTACAAGAAGTGCAAGCTTATCGTATCCCGAAAGTCTCCTCCTCTTCCAGACTTCAATTTGTTGTTTGACATACAAGTGAAATGGGGCAATATAATTTACTTCACGTGTCCACAGATCAACGAGAAAGCAACTGCGGTTACAGTACTGAAATATTCGCCAGTAG gtGACCTACTCGCTTGTGGCCTTGAAAATGGAACCTTGTGGATGTTGCATCCCGTCACTCTGGATCCACTTGACCGAAATCCTTACAAGCATTCCTCGGAATCTATACAAAAATTGGTTTTCACAGAATGCGGAGAATACATGGCTTATTCG GATAACACATTGGTGGTAGCAGTTTTCAAAAAGAATCACGCAACGTATTTTAACTACATATATGATTTCCTTGGAAAATATCATGTCCATCATGCAGACGTAAGAGACTTACTTTTTGGACCAGCTACTTCCAGCAGCGGTGTACCGCGATTGTTTTCATTAGGGGAAGATCAGAATTTAATCGAGTACAATCTTAAAGAAAG tGGTCCATATCCTGACCCTGGTTTACTGATAGCTGAAATCCATAAAATCGAGTATACTGCAACACCCCTTTGCCTTAACTGGTACCCTGAGTTGGGTGTTGAAAGATTTTTAATGATTTCCAATTCGGAG TTCAAGTACAAGCTGCTGAACGACGTCACCAAAATGAACCGAGGAACATTCTTGGGACCTCTTTTTAATACTCCAGTTCGGTACTTGAAG gtATTACCTACCAAAGAGCTTAAAGGTGGAGGTTATATGGTGTTTGCGACCGAAAGAGAAATCGGTCTCCAAATATATCCTTTCGACGGTAATCCTTATAAGATTTTGGGAATGATAGGCCATCCACGAAAG ATTACTAATCTTTGTACTAACAACGATGGTAGCATATTGTTCACTTCTGGCGACAATGATCCGTGTGTGTTAATGTGGAAAATAAAATGCAG GGCCGTTGACGTGATAGCACACTTGGGTGGTGAAGGACTCGATCCATATTATTGTCTGATTCAGGGTGGTAAAAAGGGTTGGCTTTTTAACGAAATGAGAGACCTTTTCTACTACGCCCAAATATTGCAACAGGGAGAAAACACTACAGCCACTAGAATTGTATCTGAGAAAGTATCCATCAAACAGATACCGAATCTGATGCGTGCCGTTGGTTATTATCCTAGCAATGAAGAA ATAGAGCTCCTCTTGGCAGAGATTTCCTACAAGAATTACGCGAACACCGGTCAAATGGTTGAAGAGATCACGTTTGAGGACTTCGTGAAGTTTTATATAAACCACCGACCAGCTGCAGGAATTTCTATGCGCCAGTTACAGGAAGCTTTTCAAACTTTTGCGAATCCACATGAAAATGTGTTTTTCCACGATGAGAACGCGGCCTTGTCTCGAGGACAGTTTATGAAAATACTGTTTGGCGAAGGCCCTGACGGAATTGTGAAAGATGATAACGATCTTTTTG GAGAGCCATTGACACCTTATGAggcatttatatttttgaaatttttgatgaCTTCCGATGATCATATGGAAGACATGTATCTTCGAAATGATGCGCGAGCACCGTCGGTGGAGTTCTCATTCTTACCACAG AAGATATCTTACAAAGATTTCATCGCGGACATCATGGGTATCGAGTCGCCGGAGGAAACGAGGGCTGACGATGATTAA
- the LOC100882731 gene encoding cilia- and flagella-associated protein 251 isoform X2: MSSNISVASASTESSDSQKEDDTNKDLKGKEESSLCPFKLLWSFGLNSEVPVINLTTQNRTIIAYACSHTVIIYNYVTKEVVNLQGHQNAVKRITASVDGKWLLSAGFGEDCVLVVWDTETGVPVCTLFNPHGKYAMTAARISPNAKYIVTVGNEIQQRVHFWLWTYGKDEPDGVLELTETVTDRAKTVAFNDEVSEEFALTADYNIIFCKWEDNKLRCYYPQILGNIQRYGVFNSSTYVLKKQQVLTGTTYGYVMVWSMAVGADITERKHLKSVQLHKCSITVLVHHDDLVVLGTAEGRICFYGLDLRILYSYQNPYMNCITSISFELRSSLLGPVSIVSESELEFSDEEHIEYEGELEILSESKLQEPICDEKMKYLRKLQSIEADEVSSSMSINMETTFKDHNKGRKKFRRPTGPTDATLEGAPFYTSHFIVSSLNGTVALIDIPELKCNFIFRHVSGPITSLDTHPRSDFIVTGNIHGAITLYDYKKCKLIVSRKSPPLPDFNLLFDIQVKWGNIIYFTCPQINEKATAVTVLKYSPVGDLLACGLENGTLWMLHPVTLDPLDRNPYKHSSESIQKLVFTECGEYMAYSDNTLVVAVFKKNHATYFNYIYDFLGKYHVHHADVRDLLFGPATSSSGVPRLFSLGEDQNLIEYNLKESGPYPDPGLLIAEIHKIEYTATPLCLNWYPELGVERFLMISNSEFKYKLLNDVTKMNRGTFLGPLFNTPVRYLKVLPTKELKGGGYMVFATEREIGLQIYPFDGNPYKILGMIGHPRKITNLCTNNDGSILFTSGDNDPCVLMWKIKCRAVDVIAHLGGEGLDPYYCLIQGGKKGWLFNEMRDLFYYAQILQQGENTTATRIVSEKVSIKQIPNLMRAVGYYPSNEESSSWQRFPTRITRTPVKWLKRSRLRTS, from the exons ATGTCATCGAATATTTCGGTAGCATCTGCCTCAACAGAATCGTCAGATTCTCAAAAAGAAGATGATACGAATAAAGATTTAAAGGGGAAAGAAGAATCCAGTCTTTGCCCTTTT AAATTACTATGGTCCTTTGGTTTAAATTCGGAAGTGCCAGTAATAAATTTAACTACCCAAAATCGAACGATCATTGCATATGCCTGCTCCCATACTGTAATAATCTACAACTACGTTACGAAGGAAGTGGTTAACCTTCAAGGACAT CAAAATGCAGTGAAAAGAATAACAGCTTCAGTAGATGGAAAATGGCTTCTGTCAGCAGGTTTTGGAGAGGACTGCGTGCTTGTTGTCTGGGATACTGAAACTGG tgTACCAGTTTGCACTTTATTTAATCCACACGGCAAATACGCGATGACCGCAGCAAGAATCAGTCCAAACGCTAAATATATAGTGACCGTTGGAAATGAAATACAGCAAAGAGTCCATTTTTGGCTGTGGACATATGGGAAAGACGAACCTGACG GCGTTCTGGAGTTAACAGAAACTGTTACGGACAGAGCAAAGACCGTAGCCTTCAACGACGAAGTTTCGGAAGAATTTGCTCTGACTGctgattacaatattatattctgCAAGTGG GAAGACAACAAACTGCGCTGTTACTACCCACAAATTTTGGGTAACATACAACGGTATGGAGTCTTCAATAGTTCTACTTACGTGCTGAAGAAACAGCAAGTACTAACTGGAACGACATACG GATACGTTATGGTCTGGAGTATGGCTGTGGGCGCAGATATTACTGAAAGGAAACACCTCAAATCCGTACAGCTCCATAAATGCAGTATTACCGTCCTAGTACATCACGACGA tcTGGTAGTTCTCGGTACGGCGGAGGGTCGAATTTGTTTCTACGGTCTCGACTTGAGAATACTTTACTCCTATCAAAATCCTTATATGAACTGCATCACGTCGATTAGTTTCGAACTGAGATCCTCATTACTGGGTCCTGTATCCATAGTCAGCGAATCTGAAC TCGAATTTAGCGATGAAGAACATATAGAATACGAAGGAGAACTTGAGATTCTCTCCGAAAGTAAATTACAAGAGCCCATCTGCGAcgagaaaatgaaatatttaagaaaactACAATCGATAGAAGCGGATGAAGTTTCCTCTTCGATGAGTATCAACATGGAAACCACGTTCAAGGATCATAATAAAGGCAGAAAGAAGTTTAGGAGACCTACCGGACCTACAGATGCTACTCTTGAGGGTGCTCCATTTTACACCAGCCATTTTATTGTCA GTTCATTAAATGGAACAGTTGCACTAATTGATATCCCCGAATTaaagtgcaattttattttccgACACGTGAGCGGACCAATTACCAGTTTAGATACGCATCCGCGAAG TGACTTCATAGTCACCGGAAATATTCATGGTGCAATAACACTATACGATTACAAGAAGTGCAAGCTTATCGTATCCCGAAAGTCTCCTCCTCTTCCAGACTTCAATTTGTTGTTTGACATACAAGTGAAATGGGGCAATATAATTTACTTCACGTGTCCACAGATCAACGAGAAAGCAACTGCGGTTACAGTACTGAAATATTCGCCAGTAG gtGACCTACTCGCTTGTGGCCTTGAAAATGGAACCTTGTGGATGTTGCATCCCGTCACTCTGGATCCACTTGACCGAAATCCTTACAAGCATTCCTCGGAATCTATACAAAAATTGGTTTTCACAGAATGCGGAGAATACATGGCTTATTCG GATAACACATTGGTGGTAGCAGTTTTCAAAAAGAATCACGCAACGTATTTTAACTACATATATGATTTCCTTGGAAAATATCATGTCCATCATGCAGACGTAAGAGACTTACTTTTTGGACCAGCTACTTCCAGCAGCGGTGTACCGCGATTGTTTTCATTAGGGGAAGATCAGAATTTAATCGAGTACAATCTTAAAGAAAG tGGTCCATATCCTGACCCTGGTTTACTGATAGCTGAAATCCATAAAATCGAGTATACTGCAACACCCCTTTGCCTTAACTGGTACCCTGAGTTGGGTGTTGAAAGATTTTTAATGATTTCCAATTCGGAG TTCAAGTACAAGCTGCTGAACGACGTCACCAAAATGAACCGAGGAACATTCTTGGGACCTCTTTTTAATACTCCAGTTCGGTACTTGAAG gtATTACCTACCAAAGAGCTTAAAGGTGGAGGTTATATGGTGTTTGCGACCGAAAGAGAAATCGGTCTCCAAATATATCCTTTCGACGGTAATCCTTATAAGATTTTGGGAATGATAGGCCATCCACGAAAG ATTACTAATCTTTGTACTAACAACGATGGTAGCATATTGTTCACTTCTGGCGACAATGATCCGTGTGTGTTAATGTGGAAAATAAAATGCAG GGCCGTTGACGTGATAGCACACTTGGGTGGTGAAGGACTCGATCCATATTATTGTCTGATTCAGGGTGGTAAAAAGGGTTGGCTTTTTAACGAAATGAGAGACCTTTTCTACTACGCCCAAATATTGCAACAGGGAGAAAACACTACAGCCACTAGAATTGTATCTGAGAAAGTATCCATCAAACAGATACCGAATCTGATGCGTGCCGTTGGTTATTATCCTAGCAATGAAGAA AGCTCCTCTTGGCAGAGATTTCCTACAAGAATTACGCGAACACCGGTCAAATGGTTGAAGAGATCACGTTTGAGGACTTCGTGA